The following are encoded together in the Corvus moneduloides isolate bCorMon1 chromosome 34, bCorMon1.pri, whole genome shotgun sequence genome:
- the GNG3 gene encoding guanine nucleotide-binding protein G(I)/G(S)/G(O) subunit gamma-3, with product MKGEPPPSSTLSVGQARKMVEQLKIEASLCRVKVSKAAAELLSYCEAHACEDPLLTPVPTSENPFREKKFFCALL from the exons atGAAGGGCGAGcccccccccagcagcaccctgagCGTGGGCCAAGCCCGGAAAATGGTGGAGCAGCTGAAGATCGAGGCCAGCCTGTGCCGGGTGAAG GTGTCCAAGGCGGCGGCGGAGCTGCTGAGTTACTGCGAGGCGCACGCCTGCGAGGATCCGCTGCTGACCCCGGTCCCCACCTCGGAGAATCCTTTCCGcgagaaaaaattcttctgtgcCCTCCTCTAG